The Paenibacillus sp. 481 DNA window TCAGCTCGTATAGCTCTGCTGCATTGCCTTGTGTCGTAAAGAGCGTTGCCGATCTACCAGACAATAGCTTATCAATCCCTGTAGCCGTATAGCGATAAGCAAAACCGTGAGAAAACACACGATCAAAGTAGCCTTTCAAAATAGCCGGCAAACCCGTCCACCATACGGGATAAATAACAATAATATGGTCGGCCCATGTTACCCATTTTTGCTCTGTAGCGATATCTTCCGGCAAATTTCCAGAAGCGTATCCTTCAAAATCATTGCCTGTCAATACAGGATTGTAGTTCATTGCATACAAGTCGCGAACTTCGACTTCATGACCGTTTGCTTTTAATTTATTCGTTACCGTCTCCAAAATAGCGTGGTTAAAGCTTTGCGGGTTAGGGTGTGCGTATAGGACTAAGTTCTTCATTGTGTTCTTCCTCCTCGTAATTAAGCCTAGCTACATCTTCTTATGGTGAAAGATGATTCCATGCATATACTATAACTGATTTAGTTACAGTAAGTCAATTTTTTTACCGATTTCTCAGACGAGTACCCAAGAACACAACTGATTTTTCCTTAATTTTGTCTTAAAAATGGAAAGAGCCCAGGTTTATCCCTAGGGCTCTTTCTTGACTATAATCATCTCAGCGATCACCGTGCGGTAGATCTTTAAAGACACATATTCTCCATGTGTGTCCCCAATCCGTCCCCAACGTAATCTTTGTTTGTCATCGATTCAATTGAAAAACCTAAGCAAGATACAGTTGTCCATAAAAAATAATCGGGCGCCCCTTACGGGACGCCCTCATGGGAGAGGAGAAACCGGACGAAGAGCTTATGGGGAAACGTAAGTCTTCTCCGCGGTTGTCTACGACATTCAAAATGTCGATAATTAAAGGATTGCCCATCAGGGCCAAATTATACATCAAATGATCATTTTTGTTACGACGCACTGCCATTTGCACGTTCTAAACGGGCAATAATTTTGCCTGAACGTAAGGCTGCATATACGACAAACACAAGAGAAACGCTGCCGAATACGAGCACCATATATTTCAATCCGATCGCATCAAGTAAAAAGCCTGCGCTTAGCAGCACGACTTGGAACAGCACCCGATCTAGCATGCTGCGGAACGAAAAGAATCGCCCATGAAAGTCCTTCGGAATCGCGGTTTGCATATACGTTGAGAACAATGGGAAAAAGCAGCCCATCGCAAAGCCAAATAGCCCGAACGCTAGCAAGGACATCACTTTAATATCTGCAAAGAACAACAGCATTTGGGCAATCGCCATAAAAAAGGCGAACACAAACAGCATGTTCAGCAATTTATGTTTGCCTGAAACGCGTTTTACTAAAAAGGCGGCAACAATAAACGCAATTCCCTCAACCGCATACAAAAGACCTTTAATTTGCGGATCATTTTGCAGTTCGCTAATGTTGATAACCATCAAATTAAAGCTACCGATAAACAAAGTGGGCACAATGCCAATACAAAGCATCATAATAACAACTGGCATTCCTTTTAAAATCGGCCATATTTCTTTAAAGCTACCGCTACCTTTTCCTTTTCGCTGCGCCCCTTCTGCCGCTGGTGTCTCTTCGATGTCTAAAAAGAATGTTGATATCAACAATATCACATACATCCCAAACGAAATGACATACAGCTCAGACAAACTGATCGTGACGAGCAGGATGCCCGCTAAAGTTGTACCTAGTATCCGAGCCAAAGTTCCTACATTTACATGGACACCATTCAGTGTTAACAAATCTTTTTCGTTAACGATACGAGGAATGACGGCTTGTAACGCCGGAAAATAAAAGCTAGAGGCGATTTGCAAACTAATCGCAAACATGACCATCCACCATACGGAATCCATCCCGATGGCCAAGAACATAAAGCAAACGCTGATGAGACGACCGAATCCTGCATAAATGAGCACTTTCTTTTTTGAATAGGAATCAATTATTTTTCCCGCAAAAGGCCCAGCTAACACCCCCGCTAACAATCCCACAAATAATACTAACGATTTCATAAAATCAGATGGAATATGCCGCTGCATAAATTCAAGATTGGCGATGATCGATGACCACAAGCCTAAACCAGCGAAAAATTCGCCCCCTAACAAGATCCAAACGTTGCGATTACTCCACATGATCAATTGTCCCCGATTCTTTTATACATGTCGTGTTTATGTATTTTTCAATATCATAGCAGTTCTGAAAATGGGCAGCAACAAAAAGAATACGTACATTTGTTTGCATCAGTTTTCACAATTGATCGCGAAAAAGCCGCAAACATAACATTGGTTTTGCGGCTCGGATCGGTTTGATTTGGTTTAAATTGATTTGGTTTGATTTGGTTTGAATTGGTTTTATTCGGTTCAGTTTAGTTCGATTCTGTTCAATTCGGCTCAAATCGCCCTATACAACGACATACAGTGATATGCAACGTTAAACCCTTCTATCCGCGCTAATGAGATCCGGCTCTTGCACGCCATTCGCTTGCGACCAGCGGACAAAAGCCGCCACATGCTCAGCTATAACACCAGTCGCCACAGCCGCATACATTTCGCCAATCGTACGGCATGATTCGCTAAATGGCTGCAAACCATCCATCGTCAGCACCCCATATTCGCCAAGTGGAATCGAAATAAGCGAGCGATACGGACTTTTTGACTCGACATTCCGCTCCCAGTCTTCATCTTTTGTCACATCCACACATTGAATGACCACTTGCTTGCGGAATGAGCGACCTGCGATCGAACGATCGACGTGCAACTGACGCTCACCTACGTAGTGCTTGGGAAAGCCAGCGGACGCAAATCGCAGCGTCAACATTTGCTCAGTAGCTAGCCAGACACCGCAGCGATGATGCCCACCCGGTGACGCTTTCATGTCAACGGCTAGCATATCAAGCATCCGCTGCATCAAGAATGTCGACTCGTTCAACACGGCATACGGATCTGCCAGCGCTCTTAGATCGTTCAGCGCATCTACAAATGGCTTCATGTTTCGCAACGCGGATAATGACTGCTGCGCCGTTTGCTCTGTTGCCGCATGCGCTTCCCGCAGTTCATCAACACGCGTCTGCATCGTCAAGGTTCGGTCTTCGCGGTTCATAATGTCGCTAATCATTTCGCTAAATTTCTTGTTAATGTACAACGTTTTAATGAAATAGAACGCAATCCCTACCGCAATGACGATGGCAAATAAGTGAAACGCCCATGGTGGTAGCTTGTCGAGCGCCACTCTTATCATAGCTTCCATATGCCTTCCCTCGCTTTCCCGCATCCCTATCATGAATCTTAGTACATGCTTATGTGCAGTCGAAGGCGAACATTCATTCTTTTACACTTTTTTCTCATCATTTTACAAAAAAATCACAAAAAAACCGTCCGCTCTTCATGTTCGAAGAATGGACGGTCCTTATGTTAACCATGTTGCTGCACCGTAGCTGTCGTTGCAGGACGTACCTTTACAGGCTTCGTTTCCACCTGTTGCGGTATACCTGCTTGCACAGTCCATGTAATGACTTTACCCGCAATGCTGACCGCCAAAATTGTATAAAGCGTGTCTGCCAGCGGCAAATAAAACATCGAAATCAGCAATACCGCTATATCAAATATAATAAACACTGTACCTACACTCAAACGTGTGACACGGCTCAAAAATAGCGCCATAATATCGTCGCCACCTGTTGCTCCGCCGGATCGCAGCACGATTCCTGCTGCCAAACCTGTCAATAAACCGGACGTTACCGCAGCCAGTACCATGTTCTCACCAAAATTCATAACTAGCGGCGAAAATCGCTCAAACAGGTCGTATGATAATGAAAATACCCCTGCCGCAATCGCCGTGTTCATAATGAACGTCCGCCCTTTCAAAAACCAGGCAGCAATAAATATCGGAATGTCTAGCAACAAGACTGTTAACGCAGGCGACCAATCGAATACATACTTTCCGAGTAAAGCCAGCCCTACAAAACCACCTTCAGCCAAGTTGTTCTGAAAATTAATATGATAGTAACTAAAAGCAAGCAATACTGCTCCAAAAATCATCCAAATAACATTACGTAACTGTTCTTTTTTCCTCATCCTTATAACCCCTCGTCGCTCTTAAATTTGTCCTTCGACCGACGGCAAGGTATAGAAATGAGGACTTGGTCCTTCGAATCATCAAGTTCACTCTTCCTTCGCAGTCAGTCTTTACGTATGGCAGCATTCAGCCATCTGCGAGAGGAAGCTAGATGTAAGAGAGATCATAACGTTTCCAGATTGTCCTTTGGGGATTCATCCTTCGGGGACGCATTGGTATCCTGATCCTTTCCTTAAGTTATTTGTGCACCCTAGTATATGACTGGTACACCCTTGTTTGTATTATATCACAATGTATATGTCCGCAGAACTCGGCTCATTCATCAAAAATCGGCGCGGAACGCGTTCCTCCACGTTTATATGGTATAAAGCCTGACTCACACCACGTTTGCTCACTACCCTCCCTGTTTTGCTCTAAAATGCTACCTCATCGGTGATCTTTACAAATTCGATAAATGCTGGTAACTCCTGATTGTCACGAATATCTCACATTTGATGTGCGCTGAATCACTTTGTGACTTAGCTCACAACAGTACACTATGACTTGTAAACGCTCGTCATTCTCGTTGGTTTCGGCGTTTCAGAGTTTCGGAGTTCCGGCACGGCACTCCAATTTTGTTATACACTTTATTTACACAAACATGCTTACTACCTTAGATGTGAACAACTAACCATTCATAGCTTAATCCAACCTACACCTACTCGATGTAAAATGGAAAGGATGAAATGAACATGTTATCTCAACAGACGATCGAAATTGTAAAATCTACTGCACCTGTATTAGCTGAACACGGACAACACATTACGAAACGGTTCTACGAAATGTTGTTTACGAACCACCCCGAGCTGCTGAACATATTCAACCATATGAATCAGCGCGAGGGGCGCCAGTCTGCGGCACTTGCCAATGCGGTATATGCAGCAGCAGTGAACATTGATCGCTTGGAGACGATTATTCCAGTTGTCAAACAAATCGGACACAAGCACCGCGCCTTAAACGTAAAGCCGGAGCATTATCCGATCGTCGGCAACTATTTGTTGCTAGCGATTAAAGATGTACTTGGCGAGGCTGCAACGGACGATATTATTGCCGCTTGGGGTGAGGCATACGGCGTTATCGCAAATGCGTTTATTTCTGTGGAGGAAGACATGTATACGGAGGCCAAGCAGCAAGCAGGTGGCTGGGAAGGCTTCCGCCGCTTCATTGTAGATCGCAAAGTGAAGGAAAGCGACGTGATTACATCCTTCTACTTGCAAGCCGAAGATGGCGGTGCTATTGCAGCGTTTGAGCCAGGGCAATATTTGACGGTACGCGTGCAGCCTGCGGGCCATCCTAACACGCATTTGCGTCATTATAGCTTGTCTGATGCATCTGGCAAAGACATGTACCGCATTAGCGTCAAACGTGAAGCGGGCATAATCACTAACGATAGCAGTGCAGCTCAAGGAACTGGCACAGAAGTAGGAGATAGTGGAATGCCGACTCATGGTGTCGTCTCGTGCTATTTGCACGACGCTGTGCAAGTAGGCGACGTGCTAGAAGCAAGCGCTCCTGCGGGTGAATTTACGTTGCAGCAAGGGATAGATACACCTGTCGTGCTATTAAGCGGCGGCGTAGGTGCCACCCCGCTAGTCAGCATGCTGCACACGCTCGTATCCCAAGAGCCTGCGCGGCAAGTACACTATGTCCACGCTGCACGAAACGGCAGCGCGCATGCTTTCCGCGAGGAAGTAGGCAACGTTGCAGCGCTACAGCGCCAAGTGCAAAGCTTCGTCTGCTATGATCATCCAGAATCAGACGACAACTGCGACCATCAGGGCTTTATCGATGCTACGTGGCTACAAGCAGTAATTCCGTCCGACGTTTGGTCGTCAGCCGATGTTTATTTTTGCGGTCCCGTTCCGTTTATGCGGGCGATGTATCGCGTGTTAAAACAACTTGGCGTCAGCACTGACCGTATTCACTATGAATTTTTCGGTCCAGCCAGCGCGATAGAGGAAGTATAAAACACTTCTAGTTAAACTATTATATAGGCTCCTGCATACGGAAATTGAAATGATTACATGCGGAAGTCGTTATGACGGCAGTTCAATCCGTCCAAGCAGCTCAATCAACTCAACCCGCTCCACCTGTTCCACAGCACCAACAAGTGCTGTATCAAGCGATTGCACTTCTTATGTAAGTTAATTTCTCATACGAAAACCCGCAAATTGTGCACATGTAAAAAAAGTGCCTGTTTTGCGGGTTTCATGCTGAAGTTCTGAAATTTTGAGATTTTGAAATTCTAAAGTTCGAAGTCTCTACTCTAACGTGCAAAAAATCGATCAAAATACCTTTTTTGCTCCCATATCCTCCTTCACAATTTCAACGGCCTCACGGAATCGTAGCGCATGCACAATTTCTCGCTCCCGTAAAAATTTCAAACTATCCTGCAAATCAACATCGTCTGTCATATCAATCAGCCACTGATAGGTCGCGCGTGCTTTTTCTTCAGCTGCAATATCTTCGTATAAATCTGCCAAAGGATCTCCTTTGGCTTGTATGTATGCCGCAGTCCACGGCACTCCTGCGGCGTTACTATAGAACAACGCTCGGTCATGGGACACAAAATGGGCGTCCAAGCCTGCCGCCTTCAACTGCTCCACCGTTGCATCCTTCGTGAGTTTATACACCATCGTCGCAATCATCTCTAAGTGCGCAAATTCCTCCGTCCCGATATCCGTCAGCAAACCGATAACTTTTTCAGGTATCGTATACCGCTGATTCAAATAACGCAGAGCCGCAGCCAACTCACCGTCTGCACCGCCGTACTGCTCCAACAGCAGCTTCGCCATATGCGGGTCACATTTGCTGACGCGTACGGGATACTGGAGCTTTTTTTCATACACCCACAATTACAGTTCCCCCATTTCTCATTAGAACGATCATTCATTGCTCGACTCACCTGCTTACACTTGCCACGGCCAGGGCACTTCCGCCCACGTCCATGGACACCCCGAGTAATCACGACCGAAATTTTGCAGTGGACCATAACGCTCTACATACACCTTCGCAAGCTTCGTTCTCTCTTGTACGTAATGGTTAAATTGCTGAATCGCTTGAACGTCCTGTGGATGCGTATCCAAATACAGATTCAGCTCCAACAGGGTAAAATCAACCTCTTGCAGCTGTAGGAG harbors:
- a CDS encoding NAD(P)H-dependent oxidoreductase produces the protein MKNLVLYAHPNPQSFNHAILETVTNKLKANGHEVEVRDLYAMNYNPVLTGNDFEGYASGNLPEDIATEQKWVTWADHIIVIYPVWWTGLPAILKGYFDRVFSHGFAYRYTATGIDKLLSGRSATLFTTQGNAAELYELNGTTKAMQLTSDVGIFEFVGMNVLDHRFYAAVPLVDDAARKEMLKDVERVIDEQVK
- a CDS encoding manganese catalase family protein, producing MWVYEKKLQYPVRVSKCDPHMAKLLLEQYGGADGELAAALRYLNQRYTIPEKVIGLLTDIGTEEFAHLEMIATMVYKLTKDATVEQLKAAGLDAHFVSHDRALFYSNAAGVPWTAAYIQAKGDPLADLYEDIAAEEKARATYQWLIDMTDDVDLQDSLKFLREREIVHALRFREAVEIVKEDMGAKKVF
- the hmpA gene encoding NO-inducible flavohemoprotein; protein product: MLSQQTIEIVKSTAPVLAEHGQHITKRFYEMLFTNHPELLNIFNHMNQREGRQSAALANAVYAAAVNIDRLETIIPVVKQIGHKHRALNVKPEHYPIVGNYLLLAIKDVLGEAATDDIIAAWGEAYGVIANAFISVEEDMYTEAKQQAGGWEGFRRFIVDRKVKESDVITSFYLQAEDGGAIAAFEPGQYLTVRVQPAGHPNTHLRHYSLSDASGKDMYRISVKREAGIITNDSSAAQGTGTEVGDSGMPTHGVVSCYLHDAVQVGDVLEASAPAGEFTLQQGIDTPVVLLSGGVGATPLVSMLHTLVSQEPARQVHYVHAARNGSAHAFREEVGNVAALQRQVQSFVCYDHPESDDNCDHQGFIDATWLQAVIPSDVWSSADVYFCGPVPFMRAMYRVLKQLGVSTDRIHYEFFGPASAIEEV
- a CDS encoding MFS transporter; this translates as MWSNRNVWILLGGEFFAGLGLWSSIIANLEFMQRHIPSDFMKSLVLFVGLLAGVLAGPFAGKIIDSYSKKKVLIYAGFGRLISVCFMFLAIGMDSVWWMVMFAISLQIASSFYFPALQAVIPRIVNEKDLLTLNGVHVNVGTLARILGTTLAGILLVTISLSELYVISFGMYVILLISTFFLDIEETPAAEGAQRKGKGSGSFKEIWPILKGMPVVIMMLCIGIVPTLFIGSFNLMVINISELQNDPQIKGLLYAVEGIAFIVAAFLVKRVSGKHKLLNMLFVFAFFMAIAQMLLFFADIKVMSLLAFGLFGFAMGCFFPLFSTYMQTAIPKDFHGRFFSFRSMLDRVLFQVVLLSAGFLLDAIGLKYMVLVFGSVSLVFVVYAALRSGKIIARLERANGSAS
- a CDS encoding YitT family protein, which codes for MRKKEQLRNVIWMIFGAVLLAFSYYHINFQNNLAEGGFVGLALLGKYVFDWSPALTVLLLDIPIFIAAWFLKGRTFIMNTAIAAGVFSLSYDLFERFSPLVMNFGENMVLAAVTSGLLTGLAAGIVLRSGGATGGDDIMALFLSRVTRLSVGTVFIIFDIAVLLISMFYLPLADTLYTILAVSIAGKVITWTVQAGIPQQVETKPVKVRPATTATVQQHG
- a CDS encoding GAF domain-containing protein produces the protein MEAMIRVALDKLPPWAFHLFAIVIAVGIAFYFIKTLYINKKFSEMISDIMNREDRTLTMQTRVDELREAHAATEQTAQQSLSALRNMKPFVDALNDLRALADPYAVLNESTFLMQRMLDMLAVDMKASPGGHHRCGVWLATEQMLTLRFASAGFPKHYVGERQLHVDRSIAGRSFRKQVVIQCVDVTKDEDWERNVESKSPYRSLISIPLGEYGVLTMDGLQPFSESCRTIGEMYAAVATGVIAEHVAAFVRWSQANGVQEPDLISADRRV
- a CDS encoding spore coat protein CotJB; the protein is MSSASPFQTPEYYQLLLQLQEVDFTLLELNLYLDTHPQDVQAIQQFNHYVQERTKLAKVYVERYGPLQNFGRDYSGCPWTWAEVPWPWQV